The proteins below come from a single Orcinus orca chromosome 6, mOrcOrc1.1, whole genome shotgun sequence genomic window:
- the TNFSF15 gene encoding tumor necrosis factor ligand superfamily member 15 isoform X2, which produces MVVLHFPCILCIDSYIFFISNLGVIYRWGCYYSHFSDDDTKTQSGSVLLKIILLINGGTRIQIQTPKGQELGPSYQRSYAPPGAGGDKPRAHLTVVRQTPTQSLKNQFPALHWEHELGLAFTKNRMNYTNKFLLIPESGDYFVYSQVTFRGTTSECGEISQGSRLNKPDSIIVVITKVTDSYPEPTQLLMGTKSVCEIGSNWFQPIYLGAMFFLNEGDKLMVNVSDISLVDYTKEDKTFFGAFLL; this is translated from the exons ATGGTGGTTCTTCATTTTCCATGCATTCTTTGCATTGACTCATACATTTTCTTCATCTCAAATCTGGGAGTTATCTATCGCTGGggttgttattattcccatttttcagatgacgaCACCAAAACTCAGAGCGGAAGTGTCTTGCTCAAGATTATATTGTTAATAAATGgtggaaccaggattcaaattcag ACTCCAAAAGGACAGGAGCTTGGACCTTCATATCAGCGATCTT ATGCACCTCCTGGAGCCGGTGGGGATAAGCCAAGGGCACACCTGACAG TTGTGAGACAAACTCCCACGCAGTCCTTGAAAAATCAGTTCCCAGCTCTGCATTGGGAACATGAACTTGGCTTGGCCTTCACCAAGAACCGGATGAACTACACCAACAAATTTCTGCTGATCCCAGAGTCAGGAGACTACTTTGTTTACTCCCAGGTCACATTCCGAGGGACCACATCCGAGTGTGGTGAAATCAGCCAAGGGAGCCGACTAAACAAGCCAGACTCCATCATCGTGGTCATCACCAAGGTAACAGACAGCTACCCTGAGCCGACCCAGCTCCTAATGGGGACCAAGTCAGTGTGTGAAATAGGCAGCAACTGGTTCCAACCCATCTATCTAGGGGCCATGTTCTTCCTGAATGAAGGGGACAAGCTCATGGTGAACGTCAGTGACATCTCTTTGGTGGATTacacaaaagaagataaaacctTCTTCGGAGCCTTCTTGCTATAG